A genomic segment from Sulfuritalea hydrogenivorans sk43H encodes:
- a CDS encoding flavin reductase family protein: MNPPYQRLLDLRSLRDALGEFATGVAVVTARSADGQPVGVTINSFASVSLEPPLVLWSLGLQSPSLAVFESCSHYAVNVLAADQIGFSQRFSQSQSDRFAGIESGVGAGGTPILPGCCARFVCRNEMRYPGGDHVILVGHVESFEREEKPPLIFHGGRYRTLA; encoded by the coding sequence ATGAACCCGCCGTATCAACGTCTTCTCGACCTGCGCAGCCTGCGCGACGCCCTGGGCGAATTCGCCACCGGCGTTGCCGTGGTGACCGCGCGCAGCGCCGACGGCCAGCCCGTGGGCGTCACCATCAATTCCTTCGCCTCGGTCTCGCTCGAACCGCCGCTGGTGCTGTGGAGCCTCGGCCTGCAGTCGCCTTCGCTGGCGGTGTTCGAGTCGTGCAGCCACTACGCGGTCAATGTGCTGGCCGCCGACCAGATCGGGTTCTCGCAGCGCTTTTCGCAGTCGCAGAGCGACCGGTTCGCCGGCATCGAGTCGGGAGTCGGCGCTGGCGGTACGCCGATTCTGCCGGGCTGCTGCGCGCGGTTCGTCTGCCGCAACGAGATGCGCTACCCCGGTGGCGACCATGTGATCCTGGTCGGCCATGTCGAGAGCTTCGAGCGCGAAGAGAAGCCGCCGCTGATATTCCACGGCGGGCGTTACCGCACGCTGGCCTGA
- a CDS encoding DMT family transporter — MTPPPSSSRAGWAAVLATICIWTGFILVSRAGGKGVLTGWDVAALRFGVGALIAVFFLSRVKLPPLKVIALFSLFGGIGYAVTVYSAFRMAPAAHASVLMPGALPFETAVIAWLWLRQAPSRGQRVALGLVFAGIVLTAADTLSHGTQITGMQLVGDALFLCGSSAWATFTLLLRRYPMQPLAATVATTLGSAAAYLPVWWLFLPSTLGQAPLAEIAMQAVYQGVLVVFVAMLLYAQAVRHLGPQTVALLMAVVPGLSALAAVPVLGEPLSLLALAGLGAVTAGAVLGARQAPKPG; from the coding sequence TTGACGCCGCCGCCATCCTCCTCCCGCGCCGGCTGGGCCGCGGTCCTCGCCACGATCTGCATCTGGACCGGCTTCATCCTGGTGTCGCGCGCCGGCGGCAAGGGCGTGCTGACCGGCTGGGATGTCGCCGCGCTGCGCTTCGGCGTCGGCGCGCTGATCGCGGTGTTCTTTTTGTCGCGCGTGAAGCTGCCGCCGCTCAAGGTGATTGCGTTGTTCTCGCTGTTCGGCGGCATCGGCTACGCGGTCACCGTGTATTCGGCCTTCCGCATGGCGCCGGCGGCCCACGCCTCGGTATTGATGCCCGGCGCGCTGCCGTTCGAGACCGCCGTCATCGCCTGGCTGTGGCTCAGGCAGGCCCCCTCGCGCGGGCAGCGTGTCGCGCTGGGCCTGGTCTTCGCCGGCATCGTGCTGACCGCCGCCGACACGCTTTCGCACGGCACGCAGATCACCGGCATGCAGCTGGTCGGCGACGCGCTGTTCCTCTGCGGTTCGTCGGCCTGGGCCACCTTTACCCTGCTGTTGCGCCGCTATCCGATGCAGCCGTTGGCGGCGACGGTGGCGACCACCCTGGGCAGCGCGGCGGCCTATCTGCCGGTCTGGTGGCTGTTCCTGCCCAGCACCCTGGGCCAGGCGCCGCTCGCCGAGATCGCCATGCAGGCGGTATATCAGGGCGTGCTGGTGGTATTCGTCGCCATGCTGCTGTACGCGCAGGCGGTGCGCCACCTCGGCCCGCAGACCGTGGCCCTGCTGATGGCGGTGGTGCCGGGGCTGTCGGCGCTCGCGGCGGTGCCCGTGCTGGGCGAACCCTTGTCGCTGCTGGCGCTGGCCGGGCTGGGCGCGGTGACGGCGGGCGCCGTGCTGGGGGCGCGGCAGGCGCCGAAGCCGGGCTGA
- a CDS encoding DsbA family protein, producing the protein MKISRASRLRTAALALLAGAWMPLAAAQEAAKDEAPVPPDVLELTATFNDEAIPFNDKLITLGKADAPVSAVLVFGLSGDTTYLVNRWLPDIVAKYVDGGKMKLTVIEFPLTWHDMQALAGFRCVAPEKHWELLQESVKYPQSAWNMKKDGLLNTPDHVWRIMKSYGVPRDKAEKCMRNNAIVGHIEAQRQIVTDTWKTLVAPTFIVGGTILVNPSSPGAMEEAIEAALKGGK; encoded by the coding sequence ATGAAAATCAGTCGGGCATCCCGCCTGCGTACCGCCGCACTGGCCCTGCTCGCCGGCGCCTGGATGCCGCTGGCTGCGGCACAGGAAGCCGCGAAGGACGAAGCACCGGTGCCCCCCGATGTGCTGGAACTGACGGCGACGTTCAACGACGAAGCCATCCCCTTCAATGACAAGCTGATTACCCTGGGCAAGGCCGATGCCCCGGTGTCCGCGGTGCTGGTGTTCGGCCTTTCGGGCGACACGACTTACCTGGTCAACCGCTGGCTGCCGGATATCGTCGCCAAGTACGTCGATGGCGGAAAAATGAAACTGACGGTGATCGAATTCCCGCTGACCTGGCACGACATGCAGGCACTGGCCGGTTTCCGTTGCGTGGCGCCGGAAAAGCACTGGGAGCTGTTGCAGGAGTCCGTCAAGTATCCGCAGTCGGCCTGGAACATGAAGAAGGACGGCCTGCTCAACACCCCGGATCATGTCTGGCGCATCATGAAAAGTTACGGCGTGCCGCGCGACAAGGCCGAGAAGTGCATGCGCAACAACGCCATCGTCGGCCACATCGAGGCGCAGCGCCAGATTGTCACCGACACCTGGAAAACCCTCGTGGCGCCGACCTTCATCGTCGGCGGCACGATTCTGGTCAACCCCTCGTCGCCCGGTGCGATGGAAGAGGCTATCGAAGCGGCCCTGAAGGGAGGCAAATGA
- a CDS encoding CHAT domain-containing protein, translating to MLRSPLRMLVVVLALASSPVPAQEDVWDDLMERATEALRASDLAAARKAAEAAVRQGRYETADRHVTGLALLARIAQDAGDLRGAEDALRQAIETIDRVPGPLQEDKAVLHNNLGALLDLAGDLPGAEQQYRAALALHRALPAVRAEDRFSLLVNLAGLLERRNDHEGARRMYADAEPLLPRLPIAAGVTLNNNLGALLQRRGDFAGARDHLDRALAALPAEPAQPLLRASLLHNLGTAALEAGDLAGAAQPLGEAERIRRDRLGARHIDTARTLTSQALLRERKNELPAALGAAREASAIIGGSLAASAGTRAAAASAQSRRDWRESFATHLRLLGKVEPDPARQAREALDILQTVKHGELARVFAGAALGGDGELGRRVRLIQQQSEMFLAKEQELAAELQLAAPGDNRERALRKQLGGIRETLERLQGELARDFPAYHELVAGRIAPLASVQAVLGPDEAVLVYFVADTESFAVALTREAARLIRIASNRQDLGRIVMEIRRSVEPEHADETRFAFAAAHGLYRDLLAPVADLLDAKPVWFVVPDGPLESLPFSLLVKSAVDAGRGLNWHHVPWVVRQHAVVTLPSLGALTLARNTPRPAPAPEALIAFADPILNEAPAAGAASRKARNLKIGALWSGESPKVLTVAEASPVGAATTTGATTTVGGKRLANPDLVRKLTPLPDTADEARAVAAALGGGELLMRDQATETRLKQSDLSRYRNLLFATHGAMASDFVEFGEPALVLTPPRVASEQDDGLLAASEIAQLKLNAEWVLLSACNTAAADGTPGAEGLSGLAKAFFHAGARNLLVSHWSVVSESTVLLSTGTFKRLQRQPAAGKARALQYSILELMDRHEEFRHPMFWAPFVLVGDGR from the coding sequence ATGTTACGTTCTCCGCTGCGCATGCTTGTCGTGGTCCTCGCACTCGCTTCGTCGCCCGTCCCGGCGCAGGAGGATGTGTGGGACGATCTCATGGAGCGGGCCACCGAGGCGCTGCGTGCCTCGGATCTGGCGGCGGCGCGCAAGGCGGCGGAGGCTGCCGTGCGGCAGGGCCGCTACGAAACCGCCGATCGGCATGTCACCGGCCTGGCGCTGCTGGCGCGCATCGCGCAGGATGCCGGCGACCTGCGCGGGGCCGAAGACGCGCTGCGCCAGGCGATCGAGACCATCGATCGCGTGCCCGGTCCCTTGCAGGAAGACAAGGCCGTGCTGCACAACAACCTGGGCGCGCTGCTCGATCTCGCCGGCGACCTGCCCGGCGCGGAGCAGCAGTATCGCGCCGCGCTGGCGCTGCATCGCGCGCTGCCCGCGGTGCGCGCCGAAGATCGCTTTTCGCTGCTGGTGAATCTGGCCGGCCTGCTCGAACGGCGCAACGACCACGAGGGCGCGCGCCGGATGTACGCCGACGCCGAACCGCTGCTGCCGCGCCTGCCCATCGCCGCCGGTGTCACGCTCAACAATAACCTCGGCGCCTTGCTGCAACGTCGTGGCGATTTTGCCGGCGCCCGCGACCATCTGGATCGCGCCCTCGCCGCCTTGCCGGCGGAGCCGGCCCAGCCGCTGCTGCGCGCCTCCCTGCTGCACAACCTTGGTACCGCCGCGCTCGAAGCCGGCGACCTCGCCGGCGCCGCACAGCCGCTGGGCGAAGCGGAAAGGATTCGCCGCGACCGGCTGGGCGCGCGCCACATCGATACCGCGCGCACCCTGACCAGCCAGGCCCTGCTGCGCGAACGGAAGAACGAACTGCCCGCCGCGCTCGGCGCCGCGCGCGAGGCCAGCGCCATCATCGGCGGCAGCCTCGCCGCCAGCGCCGGGACGCGGGCCGCCGCCGCCTCGGCGCAATCGCGGCGCGACTGGCGCGAGAGTTTCGCCACCCATCTGCGCCTGCTCGGCAAGGTCGAGCCGGACCCCGCCCGCCAGGCGCGCGAAGCGCTGGATATCCTGCAAACCGTCAAGCACGGCGAGCTGGCGCGCGTGTTCGCCGGCGCGGCGCTGGGCGGGGATGGCGAGCTGGGCCGGCGCGTGCGTCTGATCCAGCAGCAATCGGAAATGTTCCTGGCGAAGGAGCAGGAGCTCGCCGCCGAATTGCAGTTGGCGGCGCCTGGTGACAACCGCGAACGCGCGTTGCGCAAGCAGCTGGGCGGCATTCGTGAAACCCTGGAGCGCCTGCAAGGAGAACTGGCGCGCGACTTTCCCGCCTATCACGAACTGGTGGCCGGCCGCATCGCGCCGCTGGCGTCGGTGCAGGCCGTGCTCGGCCCCGACGAAGCCGTGCTGGTGTACTTCGTCGCCGATACCGAGAGCTTCGCCGTTGCCCTCACGCGCGAGGCGGCGCGGCTGATCCGCATTGCGAGCAATCGCCAGGACTTGGGCCGGATCGTCATGGAAATCCGGCGCAGCGTCGAACCCGAACACGCCGACGAAACGCGCTTCGCCTTCGCTGCGGCGCATGGCCTCTATCGCGACCTGCTCGCCCCCGTGGCCGATCTGCTCGATGCCAAGCCGGTGTGGTTCGTGGTGCCCGACGGGCCGCTGGAAAGCCTGCCGTTTTCGCTGCTGGTCAAGTCGGCGGTGGATGCCGGTCGCGGTTTGAACTGGCACCATGTGCCTTGGGTCGTGCGCCAGCATGCAGTCGTTACGCTGCCGTCGCTCGGCGCGCTGACCCTGGCGCGCAACACGCCGCGCCCCGCGCCCGCGCCCGAGGCGCTGATCGCCTTCGCCGATCCGATCCTCAACGAAGCGCCCGCCGCCGGCGCGGCCTCGCGCAAGGCCCGCAACCTGAAGATCGGCGCACTATGGAGCGGAGAAAGCCCGAAAGTTCTCACGGTCGCCGAGGCGTCACCGGTCGGCGCCGCAACAACGACCGGCGCCACGACAACTGTCGGTGGCAAGCGCCTCGCCAATCCCGATCTGGTGCGCAAGCTGACGCCGCTGCCCGACACCGCCGACGAGGCGCGCGCGGTGGCCGCCGCGCTGGGCGGCGGCGAGTTGCTGATGCGCGACCAGGCCACCGAAACCCGGCTCAAACAAAGCGACTTGTCGCGCTACCGCAATCTGCTGTTCGCCACCCACGGCGCCATGGCCAGCGATTTCGTCGAGTTCGGCGAACCGGCGCTGGTGCTGACGCCGCCCAGGGTTGCCAGCGAGCAGGACGACGGCCTGCTCGCCGCCAGCGAAATCGCCCAGCTCAAGCTCAATGCTGAATGGGTACTGCTGTCCGCCTGCAACACTGCCGCCGCCGACGGCACGCCCGGCGCCGAGGGGCTTTCCGGGCTGGCCAAGGCATTCTTCCACGCCGGCGCCCGCAACCTGCTGGTGTCGCACTGGTCGGTGGTGTCGGAATCCACCGTGCTGCTGTCCACCGGCACCTTCAAGCGTTTGCAGCGGCAGCCGGCGGCGGGCAAGGCGCGCGCCCTGCAATATTCCATCCTGGAGTTGATGGATCGGCATGAGGAGTTTCGCCACCCGATGTTCTGGGCGCCGTTCGTGCTGGTCGGCGACGGTCGCTGA
- a CDS encoding DUF2145 domain-containing protein has product MKQNRLKLLVAVLGAFWLTAVATPARSGQACAEKPATAEGSAKSARLSTQVREMLDGQKHSFALVARAGVDLSEFGLRHSHVGVAWRDHPRGRWYTFHLLNRCGTSQSELIEQSLEDFYNVELHDYEALIAAPSFPMQIRLQKAFFSPIAQTLHEREYNMIAHPFSTKYQNSNQWVLEVMASALAPVGHVGSRLSAQEWLKDNGFAPSVIPIGAGKRAGARLFSPHVRFSDHTDEEWQAQRYSVVSVDSVIAFIKARDKGLAEARIRLGSAAAGN; this is encoded by the coding sequence ATGAAGCAGAATCGCCTCAAGCTGTTGGTCGCCGTGCTCGGCGCATTCTGGCTGACGGCTGTCGCCACGCCGGCCCGGTCGGGCCAGGCCTGCGCCGAGAAGCCCGCGACGGCCGAAGGCAGCGCCAAATCGGCGCGGCTATCGACACAAGTGCGTGAAATGCTGGACGGCCAGAAACATTCCTTCGCCCTGGTCGCCCGCGCCGGCGTCGATCTCTCCGAGTTCGGCCTCCGCCACAGCCACGTCGGCGTCGCCTGGCGCGACCATCCGCGCGGTCGCTGGTACACCTTCCATCTGCTGAATCGCTGCGGCACCAGCCAGTCCGAACTGATCGAGCAGTCGCTGGAGGATTTCTACAACGTCGAACTGCATGACTACGAGGCCTTGATCGCCGCCCCCTCCTTCCCCATGCAGATCCGCCTGCAAAAGGCCTTTTTCAGCCCGATCGCGCAGACACTCCACGAGCGCGAGTACAACATGATCGCGCACCCCTTCTCGACCAAGTACCAGAACTCCAACCAGTGGGTGCTCGAAGTGATGGCCTCGGCGCTGGCGCCCGTGGGTCACGTCGGCTCGCGCCTGTCGGCGCAGGAATGGCTCAAGGACAACGGCTTCGCGCCCAGCGTGATCCCCATCGGCGCGGGCAAGCGCGCCGGCGCGCGGCTGTTCAGCCCGCACGTCCGCTTCAGCGACCACACCGACGAGGAATGGCAGGCCCAGCGCTACTCGGTGGTCAGCGTCGACTCGGTGATCGCCTTCATCAAGGCCAGGGACAAGGGCCTCGCGGAAGCGCGCATACGCCTGGGAAGCGCCGCCGCCGGCAACTGA
- a CDS encoding caspase family protein, with product MGRGFALDQFRSWRRFACLLLLVPTLLQAQERNLSIAATGKAEGQRRVALVIGNGAYADSPLKNPLNDARAMAASLRELGFEVIARENANLQQMDEAVREFGRRLERAHAGLFYYAGHGMQIKGRNFLIPVGAHFEHEDEVAYRSLDAGQVLDKMDSAKTQVNLVILDACRSNPFHRVFRARRQGLAEMEAPAGTLIAFATAPGSVALDGEGRHGVYTKHLLKQINERGQPVEQVFKRVRIGVVEETRERQIPWESSSLRDDFQFRPAAAPAPAATAATEAALELAFWDAIKNSSRADDYAAYLEQFPKGRFVPLARNRQKALQKPDAASRPPAVAASPAASPVAVPPKPVVAQRPAPPARPSAPAAMPMAGASAASLPAPPAAAAPSAAASPVAAPHFSLPGAGFTAASFSPDNAWLAAVGRDGQVRIHNAATGAAKSAVNLAEPLSAVRFAPDGRHIAVATESGETRLLELGSGKELWRRKPHGGRVMSLAFSPDGRYLLSAAAQGDVELSGVANGASVQRLQNEGLPLIEALYSPDGRYIAVVLGEGKSQVVKVVEVGSGRQQLLVAATAASFSVNGRYLLAAAGGHTPTLFDIASGEELRRFARYPLTIFAGAYAESGEFVATVDADGQGQMLDTRDGRPMGSVRGPRVQPRAAAFSADVGRFAVIDAEGRVAVYRFQEKS from the coding sequence GTGGGGAGGGGGTTCGCTCTGGATCAATTTCGTTCGTGGCGCCGGTTCGCATGCCTGCTGCTGCTGGTCCCTACCCTGCTTCAGGCGCAGGAGCGCAACCTGTCGATCGCCGCGACGGGCAAAGCCGAAGGGCAGCGCCGCGTCGCGCTGGTGATCGGCAACGGCGCCTATGCCGATTCGCCGCTGAAGAATCCGCTCAACGATGCCCGCGCGATGGCCGCCTCGCTGCGCGAGCTCGGCTTCGAAGTGATCGCGCGCGAGAATGCCAACCTGCAGCAGATGGACGAGGCCGTGCGCGAGTTCGGCCGCCGCCTGGAGCGCGCCCATGCCGGGCTGTTCTATTACGCCGGCCACGGCATGCAGATCAAGGGCCGCAATTTCCTGATCCCGGTCGGCGCGCACTTCGAACACGAGGATGAAGTCGCCTACCGCAGCCTCGACGCCGGCCAGGTGCTGGACAAGATGGACAGCGCCAAGACGCAGGTCAATCTGGTGATTCTCGACGCCTGCCGCAGCAATCCCTTCCATCGCGTGTTCCGCGCCCGGCGCCAGGGCCTGGCCGAGATGGAGGCGCCGGCCGGCACGCTGATCGCCTTTGCCACGGCGCCAGGGTCGGTCGCACTCGACGGCGAAGGCAGGCACGGGGTCTACACCAAGCACCTGCTGAAACAGATCAACGAACGCGGACAACCGGTGGAGCAGGTTTTCAAGCGCGTGCGCATCGGCGTCGTCGAGGAAACCCGCGAACGCCAGATCCCCTGGGAAAGCTCATCCCTGCGCGACGACTTCCAGTTCCGTCCGGCGGCCGCGCCAGCGCCGGCGGCAACTGCGGCGACCGAAGCGGCGCTGGAACTCGCCTTCTGGGACGCGATCAAGAACAGCAGCCGCGCCGACGACTACGCCGCCTATCTGGAGCAGTTCCCGAAGGGGCGCTTCGTGCCCCTGGCGCGCAACCGGCAGAAGGCGCTGCAAAAACCCGACGCGGCGTCGCGCCCGCCGGCTGTTGCCGCGTCGCCCGCCGCATCGCCCGTCGCGGTTCCGCCGAAGCCTGTCGTCGCGCAACGCCCGGCCCCGCCGGCCCGGCCGTCCGCGCCCGCTGCGATGCCGATGGCCGGAGCCTCGGCAGCGTCGCTTCCTGCACCGCCGGCCGCCGCCGCACCTTCAGCCGCTGCTTCCCCGGTTGCCGCCCCCCATTTCAGCCTGCCCGGCGCCGGATTTACCGCCGCGAGTTTCTCGCCCGACAATGCCTGGCTGGCGGCGGTCGGCCGCGACGGTCAAGTGCGGATTCACAACGCCGCCACCGGGGCGGCCAAGAGCGCGGTCAATCTCGCCGAGCCGCTGAGCGCGGTGCGCTTCGCCCCCGACGGACGGCACATCGCGGTGGCCACCGAGTCCGGCGAAACCCGGCTGCTGGAACTCGGCAGCGGCAAGGAACTCTGGCGGCGCAAGCCGCATGGCGGGCGCGTCATGAGCCTGGCCTTCTCGCCGGATGGGCGCTACCTGCTCTCCGCCGCGGCGCAGGGCGACGTCGAGCTTTCCGGCGTGGCCAACGGCGCCAGCGTGCAGCGCCTGCAGAACGAGGGCCTGCCGCTGATCGAAGCGCTGTACTCGCCCGACGGGCGCTACATCGCCGTGGTGCTGGGCGAGGGCAAGAGCCAGGTGGTCAAGGTGGTCGAGGTCGGCTCCGGACGCCAGCAACTGCTGGTGGCCGCCACCGCGGCCAGCTTCTCGGTCAACGGCCGCTACCTGCTGGCCGCCGCCGGAGGCCACACGCCGACCCTGTTCGACATCGCCAGCGGCGAGGAACTGCGGCGCTTCGCCCGCTATCCGCTGACGATCTTCGCCGGCGCCTATGCCGAGAGCGGCGAGTTCGTCGCCACCGTGGATGCCGATGGGCAGGGCCAGATGCTCGATACGCGCGACGGCCGCCCGATGGGCAGCGTGCGCGGACCGCGTGTGCAGCCCCGTGCCGCCGCCTTCAGCGCGGACGTCGGACGCTTCGCGGTGATCGATGCCGAGGGCCGCGTCGCCGTCTATCGATTCCAGGAGAAGTCATGA
- a CDS encoding LysR family transcriptional regulator, protein MTAFVRAVESGGFSAAARGLGLTPSALSKLVTRLEDRLGARLLQRTTRRLQLTAEGETFYVRAQAILKAMDEAEAEVAEAGASPRGQLRLHCGSTFGMHQLAPAIPRFQARHPAVAIDITISDERLDMMQEGVDLAIRIGPLEESSLVARRICNLERVICAAPDYLARHGTPRTPDDLQRHNCLWMTSQPALRRWPFDTDEGIRVVHVDGNVVTNNAETVLQLAVAGVGVTRLSDVVVAQAIRAGSLVPILTDWHHVEPVPLFATYPSGRNLSPKVRAMVDFLVEEFGGAPWRQARA, encoded by the coding sequence ATGACTGCATTCGTTCGCGCAGTGGAAAGCGGAGGGTTTTCCGCTGCGGCGCGGGGTCTGGGGCTGACGCCCTCGGCTCTGTCCAAACTGGTGACACGACTCGAAGACCGCCTCGGCGCCCGCCTGTTGCAGCGGACCACGCGGCGCTTGCAACTGACGGCGGAAGGCGAGACCTTCTATGTTCGTGCCCAAGCCATCCTCAAGGCCATGGATGAAGCCGAGGCGGAAGTTGCCGAAGCCGGAGCCAGTCCGCGCGGCCAGTTGCGCCTGCATTGCGGCTCCACCTTCGGCATGCACCAGCTGGCGCCCGCGATTCCGCGCTTCCAGGCGCGCCATCCGGCGGTCGCCATCGACATCACGATCAGCGACGAGCGGCTGGACATGATGCAGGAGGGGGTGGACCTCGCCATCCGCATCGGTCCGCTGGAGGAATCCTCGCTGGTGGCGCGGCGCATCTGCAACCTGGAGCGGGTGATCTGCGCCGCGCCGGATTACCTCGCGCGACACGGCACGCCGCGCACGCCGGACGACCTGCAACGCCACAACTGCCTGTGGATGACCAGCCAGCCCGCGTTGCGGCGCTGGCCCTTCGACACCGACGAGGGCATTCGCGTGGTCCATGTCGATGGCAACGTCGTCACCAACAACGCCGAGACCGTGCTGCAACTCGCCGTCGCCGGCGTCGGCGTGACGCGCCTGTCCGACGTGGTGGTGGCCCAGGCGATCCGCGCCGGCAGCCTGGTGCCCATCCTTACCGACTGGCATCACGTCGAGCCGGTGCCCCTGTTCGCCACCTATCCCAGCGGCCGCAACCTGTCGCCCAAGGTCAGGGCGATGGTCGATTTCCTGGTCGAGGAATTCGGCGGCGCGCCCTGGCGGCAGGCACGCGCCTGA
- a CDS encoding class I SAM-dependent rRNA methyltransferase produces the protein MATLILHPGKEKSVLRRHPWLFSGAVAQLDGRARPGDTVDVVSSDGRPLARAAWSPASQIRARIWSFDSDENIDHAFFKRRVAVAVARRAALPELAGQQGLRLIHAESDGLPGVIADRYGDTVVVQLTTAGADKWRAAIADSLLKATGCARIYERSDVEVRSLEGLESVTGWLHGTAPADELVIAENGVRMTVDFVGGHKTGFYLDQRENRRRVAELAADRRVLNCFCYTAGFSLQALAGGAREVVSMDSSGPALEIARRNLALNPQLDAARATWIEADVFAELRSLRAAGERYDLIILDPPKFANTAAHAERAARAYKDINVQALHLLAPGGLLMTYSCSGGVSPDLFQKIVAGAALDARRTARIVQRLQGAADHPVDLAFPEGEYLKGLLLQVD, from the coding sequence ATGGCTACCCTGATCCTGCATCCCGGCAAGGAAAAATCCGTCCTGCGCCGCCATCCATGGCTGTTCTCCGGCGCGGTGGCGCAGCTCGACGGCCGCGCCCGGCCCGGCGATACGGTCGATGTCGTGTCCAGCGACGGCCGGCCGCTGGCCCGCGCGGCGTGGAGCCCGGCCTCGCAGATTCGCGCGCGGATCTGGAGCTTCGATAGCGACGAAAATATCGACCACGCCTTTTTCAAGCGTCGCGTCGCGGTTGCCGTGGCGCGGCGCGCTGCCCTGCCGGAATTGGCCGGGCAGCAGGGCCTGCGCCTGATCCATGCCGAGTCCGACGGCCTGCCCGGCGTCATCGCCGACCGCTACGGCGACACCGTGGTGGTGCAACTGACCACGGCCGGCGCCGACAAGTGGCGTGCCGCCATCGCCGACTCGCTGCTGAAGGCCACCGGTTGTGCGCGCATCTACGAACGATCGGACGTCGAGGTGCGCAGCCTCGAAGGCCTCGAATCCGTCACCGGCTGGCTACATGGAACGGCCCCCGCCGACGAACTGGTGATCGCGGAAAACGGCGTGCGCATGACCGTCGATTTCGTCGGCGGCCACAAGACCGGCTTCTACCTCGACCAGCGCGAGAATCGCCGCCGCGTCGCCGAACTCGCGGCGGACCGCCGCGTACTCAACTGCTTCTGCTACACGGCCGGGTTTTCGCTGCAGGCGCTGGCCGGCGGCGCGCGGGAGGTGGTGTCAATGGACAGCTCCGGTCCGGCGCTGGAAATCGCGCGGCGCAACCTCGCGCTCAATCCGCAGCTCGATGCCGCGCGCGCAACATGGATCGAGGCCGACGTCTTCGCCGAGCTGCGCAGCCTGCGCGCGGCGGGCGAGCGCTATGACCTGATCATCCTCGACCCGCCCAAGTTTGCCAACACCGCGGCGCACGCCGAGCGTGCCGCACGCGCCTACAAGGACATCAATGTGCAGGCGCTGCACCTGCTGGCGCCGGGCGGCCTGCTGATGACGTATTCGTGCTCGGGCGGCGTCAGTCCGGATCTGTTCCAGAAGATCGTTGCCGGCGCGGCGCTCGACGCCAGGCGCACGGCGCGCATCGTGCAGCGCCTGCAGGGCGCCGCCGACCATCCGGTCGATCTGGCGTTTCCCGAAGGCGAATACCTGAAGGGCCTGCTGTTGCAGGTTGATTGA